From the genome of Anaerolineae bacterium:
CGGCGACTCCATCGGTAGCCCCCGAGGCCCCTCAGCTAGAGGGACAGGGGTGCTGGGCGTGAGGGTGGGGGTCCCGCTGACAGACGATGCAGCAGGCTCCGGGGTATCCGTGGCAGGAGCTCCGGGCGCGGAGCCCTCCGATCGCCCTGGTATGATGAGCACCTGGCCCACCCTGATGCTGTTGGGGTTGGCGATATCGTTGGCGGCCGCCAAAGCGGCGAGTGTAACCCCGAACCTCTCAGCGATTGCGCTGAGGGTGTCCCCAGCCTGAACGGTGTAGGTAGTTGCCATCGGGGTCTCGGTAGCGGTCGGCATGGGGGACGCTGTGGGCAAGGGGGTCGCGGCCGCCTGCTGAGTAGGACCGCTCAGGCCGGGTGTGACCGCAGCCGTGGCCAGGTCCAAAGTGGGACGCGGGACCGGCGTCGGCTCCGGGGCAGCTGAGGAGCCGCAGCCGATCAGGAGAAGAGCGAGCAGAGAAAGGAGCAGCAGCTTTCTCACGTGTTCCACCCTCCTATGGCGGCGCACACGGTTCTACCTGAAGACGCCTCCGGAACTTGTCCGGTTCCGTCGGTCGGGACAGTCTACACGCTCGCTTCTCCCTTCGCACGGGCTCGGCCTTCCCGGACGGCGTCAGGCTACCAAGGGCGGAGGCTCCGGTGCGGCTGGGACTTCCATCGCCGGTCTGGGGTAGAGTCGCACCGCCCTAACCGAGGCGCAAGAGCTCGGGATCGGGGGCACATGCCGACCAGCACCGCCGCTCAGGTCCCTCGCTGGGCCCACACCACCAGAGCACGTCCGGCTAGCACTGCCGCTACACTTTCGCC
Proteins encoded in this window:
- a CDS encoding LysM peptidoglycan-binding domain-containing protein, with product MRKLLLLSLLALLLIGCGSSAAPEPTPVPRPTLDLATAAVTPGLSGPTQQAAATPLPTASPMPTATETPMATTYTVQAGDTLSAIAERFGVTLAALAAANDIANPNSIRVGQVLIIPGRSEGSAPGAPATDTPEPAASSVSGTPTLTPSTPVPLAEGPRGLPMESPEYGMQAFLWWRPETAHRDLGMIREAGFGWVKQNFAWRDIELAKGVFDWSVTDRIMDQIDEF